The proteins below come from a single Saccharophagus degradans 2-40 genomic window:
- a CDS encoding helix-turn-helix domain-containing protein, with product MANCIGDSTVQTGLLALYAHPRLSAAIQAMHDHPAKSWSLEALAQQAAMSRTAFATAFKELSGWTPMQYLTWWRMQLAWHLLADGEPVAIVADKIGYQSEAAFSRAFKSEFKQTAGEVRRGARN from the coding sequence ATGGCAAACTGCATAGGAGACAGCACGGTACAAACCGGCCTACTTGCACTCTACGCCCACCCGCGGCTTTCTGCTGCCATCCAAGCCATGCACGACCACCCAGCAAAAAGTTGGAGCCTAGAAGCGCTGGCGCAGCAAGCAGCCATGTCGCGCACAGCATTCGCAACCGCCTTTAAAGAACTAAGCGGCTGGACCCCAATGCAATATCTCACCTGGTGGCGCATGCAACTCGCGTGGCACCTACTAGCCGATGGCGAACCCGTAGCAATAGTAGCCGATAAAATTGGCTACCAATCCGAAGCCGCCTTCTCGCGCGCATTTAAAAGCGAATTTAAACAAACCGCAGGTGAGGTTAGGCGTGGGGCGCGGAATTAG
- a CDS encoding helix-turn-helix domain-containing protein, translating to MRSPHTKTIVFVLLISSSIVGAGLSFWLATTQHSLLPAPRSQHQWTARTISDSEMGGASHIALKDSDYALDFDYQITPQLAYPYVISVLDFDHKEQASSYVDLSHYQTVSFDIKCQHTNMLSFNVATFDATVTKPSEFPTFKIVSHLFNCENKWQTIEVDLHHIPAPRWWLESFNMPLSDQSYNLKKTRALTFGASRHGPMNLVTNVKVSQLQLNGFKWPVIYAYIVILVVGWLVYAVWALRGFVRRIRQNTLPSHVGLPQAVELLPYRAKEKQQLITFLDAQYRNGELSLAYTASTLGINRNKVNDILKQEFGQTFSSYLNWLRLDEAARLLSSNDNVNISEVALYVGYKNVSYFNRLFKETYQCTPKVYKTKHIKAQSTISQL from the coding sequence ATGCGCAGCCCACATACTAAGACCATAGTGTTTGTACTATTGATAAGCAGTTCTATCGTGGGGGCTGGGCTGAGCTTTTGGCTGGCTACTACACAGCATTCACTGCTTCCTGCACCGCGAAGCCAGCATCAATGGACTGCGCGTACCATTAGTGATAGCGAAATGGGAGGGGCGTCGCACATTGCTCTAAAGGACAGCGATTACGCTTTAGATTTCGACTACCAAATCACACCACAGCTGGCTTACCCCTATGTTATTTCTGTGCTGGATTTCGATCACAAGGAGCAAGCTAGTTCTTATGTAGACCTTAGTCATTATCAAACGGTGTCATTCGATATTAAGTGTCAGCACACAAATATGCTCTCTTTTAATGTGGCTACTTTCGATGCCACCGTAACAAAACCTAGCGAGTTTCCCACGTTTAAAATTGTGAGCCATTTATTTAACTGCGAAAATAAATGGCAAACTATTGAAGTGGATTTACATCATATTCCAGCCCCAAGGTGGTGGTTAGAAAGTTTTAATATGCCGCTTTCGGATCAAAGCTACAATCTTAAAAAAACACGCGCTCTTACCTTTGGGGCTTCTCGACACGGTCCAATGAACTTGGTAACTAACGTTAAGGTTAGTCAGTTACAACTAAATGGGTTTAAATGGCCTGTCATTTACGCATACATTGTTATATTGGTTGTTGGTTGGCTTGTATATGCTGTTTGGGCCCTGCGTGGTTTTGTTCGCCGTATTCGCCAGAATACATTACCTAGTCATGTTGGCCTGCCACAAGCTGTGGAATTACTGCCTTACAGAGCGAAGGAAAAACAGCAGCTCATTACATTTTTAGATGCCCAGTACCGCAATGGCGAACTTAGCTTAGCGTACACTGCAAGTACTTTGGGGATTAATAGAAATAAAGTGAATGATATTTTAAAACAGGAATTTGGCCAAACCTTCAGCAGTTATTTAAACTGGTTGCGTTTAGACGAAGCCGCTAGATTGCTAAGCAGTAATGATAATGTCAACATTTCGGAAGTGGCCTTGTATGTTGGTTACAAAAATGTGTCGTATTTCAATAGGCTATTTAAAGAAACCTATCAGTGCACGCCAAAAGTGTATAAAACTAAACATATAAAAGCTCAGTCGACTATTTCACAGCTTTAG
- a CDS encoding KAP family P-loop NTPase fold protein: MYTNRKYREKIQELTKETKNDRLEAMLYARFLLRMLIIVGAVVRNSKCWTVSGIERWESVSNSSENEDKGERILGYSLHDFKKLTDDERFYIGIQYIVKSILDVLSSEASESSVIDLDRLSAIAMESDTAHEDTNGLSHFVFRLAEQVVKLTRFSSDPNYQKSSLIEDDTCFIKNVDGIVSGPFDACCFEKIQRDIDLVRQKGGDELQRAPLWDVGDLDNPDFIHWRSNFVTTFEDLELKLEESGSSVFSSSDKGLYKSLVDGEALARMISATSYVSAENKEVIKDSLARDRYVSALAKIIKNKRNDWNICIGLFARWGDGKTGLLSLLSKNLRNNSTDKNKCYIANFNAWAYQGAESVRAAMAHEIVKTLTTKYYREYANEDHAERNWFMISIEKVFGFVVEIRGVFTNLVCRFILAIKFTRRKSILKLMATSIVVVLSAPFVYSGLSDFIASFFKDWRLINPSDVNYLAAVEASIGVLVSVISLLPHRKVLAQLYTSELRTYLELPSYAKDIGDVPQMSQDLKILCGIQLGAGAREKYTRRMVVIVDDLDRCEPDCIVKVFEAIKLVMDIPNVIVIISMDHRIALSALSENYQSIESYHELGCARSIARDYLGKIINYSICLPPLSSDNVKAYIAHLIEESAAETLNSQSISANGRAKETNVQPEAEQDQSGASQKRSEKDKQKNESKKLEEKSSEVEFVDRDIQRSLADWAIKLGINNPRQIKRLYNSYHMMINIYPGEQIGPKDDGAHTNLALLALMLVEKVNSESSSKVRSELWKYLCDGPTVRLPSVDGDSDLEEVIKIFHGEINGAKREEILAKASQFVLPYC, translated from the coding sequence ATGTACACAAATAGGAAATATAGAGAGAAAATCCAAGAGCTAACAAAAGAAACGAAGAATGATCGGCTTGAGGCAATGCTGTATGCAAGGTTTTTGCTGCGGATGCTAATTATTGTTGGTGCCGTTGTCAGAAATTCAAAATGTTGGACAGTATCTGGAATTGAGCGCTGGGAAAGCGTTTCGAATAGTTCAGAAAATGAAGATAAAGGAGAGCGAATTTTAGGGTACAGCCTTCATGATTTTAAAAAACTAACAGATGATGAAAGATTCTATATAGGTATTCAATATATTGTAAAGAGTATCTTAGATGTCTTATCGAGCGAAGCGTCGGAATCTTCTGTTATTGATTTAGACCGTTTGTCTGCCATTGCTATGGAGTCTGATACCGCGCATGAAGATACGAATGGTCTGTCTCATTTTGTTTTTAGATTAGCTGAGCAAGTGGTTAAATTGACGCGATTTAGTAGTGATCCAAATTATCAAAAATCATCTTTGATAGAAGACGATACCTGTTTTATAAAAAACGTTGATGGAATTGTTAGTGGACCTTTCGATGCATGCTGTTTCGAAAAAATTCAGAGGGATATCGATCTAGTTAGACAAAAAGGAGGGGATGAACTACAGCGAGCTCCTCTTTGGGATGTCGGTGATTTGGATAACCCTGACTTTATTCATTGGCGATCTAATTTCGTGACTACTTTTGAGGATCTTGAGTTGAAACTCGAGGAGAGTGGATCGTCTGTATTCTCAAGTAGCGATAAAGGTTTATACAAATCGTTGGTGGATGGAGAAGCGTTGGCAAGGATGATCAGTGCGACCTCCTATGTTTCGGCAGAAAATAAGGAAGTGATAAAAGATAGTTTAGCTAGAGATAGGTATGTTTCAGCATTGGCCAAAATAATAAAGAATAAGCGTAATGACTGGAATATCTGTATTGGTCTGTTCGCCAGGTGGGGAGACGGAAAAACGGGTTTATTAAGTCTACTTAGCAAAAACTTAAGAAATAATAGCACTGATAAAAATAAATGTTATATCGCGAACTTTAATGCATGGGCTTATCAGGGAGCTGAGAGTGTCAGAGCAGCGATGGCGCATGAGATTGTTAAGACACTAACTACTAAGTATTATCGTGAATATGCTAATGAAGATCACGCAGAAAGGAATTGGTTTATGATCTCTATTGAAAAGGTTTTTGGCTTTGTTGTGGAGATAAGAGGTGTATTTACTAATCTTGTTTGTCGTTTTATTTTAGCTATTAAGTTTACTCGAAGAAAATCCATTTTAAAACTTATGGCTACATCTATAGTGGTAGTCCTAAGTGCACCATTTGTATATTCTGGACTATCCGATTTTATCGCTAGCTTTTTTAAGGACTGGAGACTTATAAACCCTTCCGATGTAAATTATTTGGCGGCAGTAGAGGCGTCAATTGGTGTGCTTGTATCAGTAATTAGCCTGCTTCCTCACCGAAAAGTATTGGCTCAGCTGTATACTTCTGAGCTTCGCACTTATTTGGAATTGCCAAGTTATGCTAAGGATATTGGCGATGTGCCTCAGATGAGTCAAGATCTTAAAATACTATGCGGTATACAGTTAGGAGCAGGAGCGCGCGAAAAATATACTAGGCGAATGGTGGTCATTGTTGATGATCTTGATCGTTGTGAACCAGATTGTATTGTGAAAGTATTTGAAGCTATAAAGCTGGTGATGGATATACCGAATGTTATAGTAATTATTTCAATGGATCATAGGATAGCACTATCTGCATTGTCAGAAAATTATCAATCAATAGAGAGCTATCATGAGTTAGGTTGCGCTAGAAGTATTGCAAGAGATTATTTGGGGAAAATAATTAATTATTCAATTTGTTTGCCACCTTTGTCGAGCGATAATGTTAAGGCGTATATTGCGCATTTAATAGAAGAAAGTGCAGCAGAAACTTTGAACAGCCAGTCAATAAGCGCAAATGGTAGGGCAAAAGAGACCAATGTACAGCCAGAAGCCGAACAGGACCAATCTGGTGCTAGCCAAAAGAGGAGTGAAAAGGATAAACAAAAGAATGAGAGCAAGAAGTTGGAAGAAAAGTCTTCTGAGGTTGAGTTCGTGGATAGAGATATTCAGCGCAGCCTAGCTGATTGGGCTATTAAGTTGGGTATCAATAATCCACGCCAGATAAAGAGATTGTACAATAGTTATCACATGATGATTAACATCTATCCTGGGGAGCAGATAGGGCCGAAAGACGACGGTGCCCACACAAATTTAGCTCTATTGGCTTTGATGCTTGTCGAAAAAGTGAATAGCGAGTCGAGCAGTAAAGTGAGATCAGAGCTTTGGAAATATTTATGTGATGGGCCTACTGTAAGACTGCCTTCAGTAGATGGCGATTCGGACCTAGAAGAGGTCATTAAAATCTTTCATGGAGAAATTAATGGAGCTAAACGAGAAGAAATTCTTGCAAAGGCTAGCCAGTTTGTTCTCCCCTATTGCTAG
- a CDS encoding AraC family transcriptional regulator: protein MTASAGFIRLLNAKVDIYHNAKICGNWQINAHHVGRTCFHVVTEGMCLLALPGQADCVLRTGDLVLFPKEIEHTLMPVDPLAGEQQHLPYVQAQHLEGTGLLCASVQLNHGAGRYLLDAIPEVLIIRNNSANAWLSPLTELLRIEHYQQGPLGDVVIQRLCELMFTYAMANCIEDSTVQTGLLALYAHPRLSAAIQAMHDHPAKSWSLEALAQQAAMSRTAFATAFKELSGWTPMQYLTWWRMQLAWHLLADGEPVAIVADKIGYQSEAAFSRAFKSEFKQTAGEVRRGARN from the coding sequence ATGACAGCAAGCGCCGGTTTTATACGTTTACTAAATGCCAAAGTGGATATTTATCACAATGCAAAAATTTGTGGTAACTGGCAAATTAACGCTCACCACGTAGGTCGCACCTGCTTTCACGTGGTTACCGAGGGTATGTGCTTATTGGCGCTACCGGGGCAAGCAGATTGTGTGCTGCGCACTGGCGATTTAGTTTTATTTCCTAAAGAAATAGAGCACACCTTAATGCCTGTAGACCCACTTGCCGGCGAGCAGCAACATTTACCTTATGTGCAAGCACAGCACTTAGAGGGTACAGGCTTATTGTGCGCATCGGTACAACTAAACCACGGCGCGGGCCGCTACCTGTTAGATGCAATTCCCGAAGTACTTATTATTCGCAATAATTCAGCCAATGCATGGTTAAGCCCATTGACCGAGTTGCTGCGAATCGAGCACTACCAACAAGGCCCACTGGGCGACGTAGTTATACAGCGCTTGTGTGAATTAATGTTTACCTACGCAATGGCAAACTGCATAGAAGACAGCACAGTACAAACCGGCCTACTTGCACTCTACGCCCACCCGCGGCTTTCTGCTGCCATCCAAGCCATGCACGACCACCCAGCAAAAAGTTGGAGCCTAGAAGCGCTGGCGCAGCAAGCAGCCATGTCGCGCACAGCATTCGCAACCGCCTTTAAAGAACTAAGCGGCTGGACCCCAATGCAATATCTCACCTGGTGGCGCATGCAACTCGCGTGGCACCTACTAGCCGATGGCGAACCCGTAGCAATAGTAGCCGATAAAATTGGCTACCAATCCGAAGCCGCCTTCTCGCGCGCATTTAAAAGCGAATTTAAACAAACCGCAGGTGAGGTTAGGCGTGGGGCGCGGAATTAG
- a CDS encoding methyltransferase domain-containing protein: MKESVQNYYGEVLAHSDNLQTNACCTGDAPPAYMRDILSKIHDEVSSRYYGCGLVMPEALSGARILDLGSGAGRDCYALSALVGEQGSVVGVDMTPQQLAIANKHRDFHAQAFGFNKPNVTFIEGELEHLDKLDLAPNSFDVIISNCVINLCTDKTAVLKHAWHLLKEGGEFYFSDVYADRRIPTNLSQDPILYGECLSGAYYWNDFINAAKTAGFIDPRLVESSPITIENEQLEQRVGNIKFYSATYRLFKLAGLEPACEDYGQAVIYNGGIAHHPDSFSLDGHHIIEKGRIFPVCGNTFRMLNESRFKQYFTFIGNFDNHFGIFPGCGTAIPFADELSAAANCC; the protein is encoded by the coding sequence ATGAAAGAGTCAGTTCAAAATTATTACGGTGAGGTGCTCGCCCATTCCGACAATTTACAAACAAATGCTTGCTGCACGGGTGATGCGCCGCCAGCCTATATGCGCGATATTTTGAGCAAGATTCACGACGAAGTAAGTAGCCGTTATTACGGTTGTGGCCTAGTAATGCCAGAAGCATTAAGCGGCGCACGCATTTTGGATTTGGGCAGCGGCGCAGGTAGAGATTGTTATGCATTAAGCGCATTAGTTGGCGAGCAAGGTAGCGTTGTAGGCGTGGATATGACCCCGCAACAACTGGCTATAGCCAATAAACACCGCGACTTTCACGCGCAAGCATTTGGCTTTAATAAACCTAATGTAACGTTTATTGAAGGTGAGCTAGAACATTTAGATAAATTAGATTTAGCCCCTAATAGCTTTGATGTAATTATTTCGAATTGCGTCATTAATTTGTGCACAGATAAAACCGCCGTGCTTAAACATGCATGGCATTTATTAAAAGAAGGGGGCGAATTTTATTTTTCTGATGTGTATGCAGACAGACGCATACCCACTAACTTAAGCCAAGACCCAATACTTTATGGCGAATGCTTAAGTGGTGCATATTATTGGAACGATTTTATTAACGCGGCTAAAACAGCGGGTTTTATCGACCCTCGCCTAGTAGAGAGCAGCCCCATAACCATAGAAAATGAACAGCTAGAACAACGCGTAGGCAATATTAAATTTTATTCTGCTACTTACCGTTTATTTAAATTGGCTGGGCTCGAGCCTGCCTGCGAAGATTACGGTCAGGCCGTAATTTATAATGGCGGCATTGCACACCACCCCGATAGCTTTTCTTTAGATGGGCATCACATAATTGAAAAGGGGCGGATATTCCCAGTGTGCGGCAACACATTTCGCATGTTAAACGAATCTCGATTCAAGCAATATTTTACGTTTATAGGTAACTTCGACAATCACTTTGGTATTTTTCCGGGCTGTGGTACGGCAATACCCTTTGCGGATGAGTTAAGTGCGGCGGCGAATTGTTGTTAA